Below is a window of Myroides profundi DNA.
ATTGGCTAATCCTATACATAGACATGCTTTCTCTGTTATCTGTTGATACTTCTTATTGTATTCTTCTTGGCTGATACTATTTTTCTCTTGCTCTAGCTTTTCTATTTCAATAGTTTGGTACTTTCTAGAAGCAGTACACAGACCTTCATTTGAGTAATTCTTATTCAAGGCTAGGTACTTTCTAGGACAAGAGCTACCTGCTTTGTTCTTATTGATTCTCTCTGACTTAAAGAAGTCGTTAGAAGTTCCTTTAATACTATTAAATGGCACTCCTAAAGGAGAGATATTACTCAAGTATAGATCCTCTTCTTTTGCCTTAGCTAATAATTCTCTAGTGGACTGATCTACAGAAGTAGCTTCTGGCACTAATAAGAATGGTGAGCCCCAGCCTACAGAGTCTACCTCGTAATGCTCTAACAGGAACTGATGTTCTGCGGCTGTACCTACGCCGCCCTGAGCTGTAACCTTTAAATCAAGAGGAGTAGAAGGAACAAATCTATTCTTTTGTTCTAGAGCTTTCACTAGTAAGTCATGGGTAGAACTTATTAACTCTGCTTTTCTAGCTTTAAACTCTTCTAATATTACCCCCATTAGATAACCATCTGTAGCGAAGGCATGCCCACCACAGTTAAGTCCTGACTCTATGCGATACTCAGATACCCATAATCCTTTTTTAGCTAGGAAATTCCCTTGTATCAAGGCAGATCTAAAATCACTTACTTTTAAGATGATCTTTTTCTGTAAAGTACAATCAGCAGTTGGATAAAAAGCGTCAAACTCCTCAAAATAGCTAAACAATCTTGGATTCATACCCGCAGATAAGACTACGGATGAGTTTAAAGTACTGTTCACAAAGCCTCTTAGGGCAGCATGTGCATCATTATACTCTACCGGTAAGGCTTCTTTTTTAGTAAAGTTCTCTCTATCTACCTTAGTCATGATATTGACATCTATATCTCCAGGGGTAAGATAGTGCTCTAGAAGTCCCTTCAGATGGTCTATAGATAGCTTGTCATCTAAGTGTTGCTGTAGATTCTTTCTAATCTCTGATACAGATGGTAACATATCGATATAATCCTCAACCTCTTTTTTACTTTCTAAGAAAGATGCTTTTAGGTTTTCGAATTTCCCTTTTACGATGGTATCTAATGTATTTAGATAAGCTGTAATACGCTTGGCTCTAAAGTCCTCTATCTTCTTCGTTATCTCTTGATAAGGCAATTCGAATTTCTCACAATAGAACTTGTTCATGCGTTCTATTAATTCATCATCCATCACAGAGATAGTAGAGGAGAAACCATACTGAGCCACTCTCACTGGACTATCAATCGTATAGGCCAATCCCATCACGGGAATGTGAAATGAATGTATTGGTTTTAATTTCATTTTGGTTTGTTTGTTATATTTTATAAGGGAGGGAAATTCTTCAAATATTCTGAGTAATTAAGTGATAAATATCATGTTAGGAGATTATCTCATATTAAATTTATGTAAAGCTCAAGGGAAGAAGGGCGAGATAAGAGCTAGAATACTTAGAAGGAAGTAGGTATAAGTAATCAGTTATATTGTTTGTAATTATCTCACAATGAGAAAAATACAACTGCTGTAAATTCTAAAAACAGGACAAATCACAGCTGTTAAAAATATTAACACATAGGCGTTTTTAGTGATTTTACAGCACGCGATAAAGCCAGTGGTATCATGGCTTTGAGGAAGGTTGCTTTAGCGTTGTTCGGAAGTTCTTTGCAAAGTGTTCGGAAAAAGGGGGTGTTTTCCGAACACCTTCCGAACAAACCACAACGTATACCGCATGAATACTCGGTTTGTAGTGAATTTACAGCGTTAAAAAACTTGTTAAAATTTTAAAATTGAGATTTTGAAAGCTGTGATTTGTGCTTTCTTTTTGGTGAGATGTACCAGACTTTGAAAAGAAGAATATTCTCAATAATAGCCATTGAGTCAAAGCCTTTACTGTAGGCAAAGGTAGTAAAAAAATAGATAGGACAAAAGAGGGTGTAGGAGGTAGAATTAGTATTATATTTATAGTTTATCCTTAAAATAATTTTGATTAAAAGTGAAGAGAAAGGTAATAATAGAATGTCCTACTAATTTAGGGCTTGCAAAGAGTACTTATGCTAAAGAACCAGGTGTTAGGTTTTTGCCTACTTGGCTAGAGAAATACGGATTATATAGTATTATAAATCCAGATAAAATATATCGTATAGAAGCACCAGCGTATTCGATGAACCTTGATGAAAATACACAGGTTAGAAATGCTGATGAAATCATAGAGTATGCTATAAAGCAAGCGAATATTGTTGAAGAGGAGTTAAATAAAATTCTTTTTTGATTGTATTAGGTGGAGATTGTAGTATTCTTATCGGTAGTGCGCTTGCCTTAAAGAGAAAAGGGCGTTATGGGCTGTTCTTTCTAGATGGGCATACAGATTATGTATTACCAGGACAATTGGGGGTACATGGGGCAGCAGGTATGGATTTGGCTATAGTATGTGGTGCTGGTCATGAACGTCTTACTAATATTCAAAACAACAAGCCTTATATTGAAGAAGAATACGTGTTTTGTGTAGGGAATAGAGAGTATGATGAAGAATATGAGAGGCCTATAAAAGACTCTAAAGTTGTTTATTATCCTTTGTCTAAATTAAGAAATTATGGTATAAAGAGAGTTGTATCAGATTTTTTGATGCGCGTCGAAGAGTATGATTTAGAGGGGTACTTTATTCATTTAGATGTGGATGTACTAAATGATAAGATAATGCCTGCGGTAGACTGTAGGCAAGAAGATGGATTGAATTATAAGGAGTTAAAAGAAATACTTACACCTTTAGTTAAAGATAAGAGATGTGTGGGATTGGAGATCGCAATACTAGATCCAGACTTAGATCCTTTAGGTGTTTATACTAAAGAGTTTATTGAAAATGTAAAAGATATTATAGAAACGTCTCTTTAAGAAAGGGGGGCTTGTTATTTTATTAGTTTAAGCAACTCTTTAATCTCACTATCACTTATTGAGTCGTATTCACTTTTGTCATAAATAGAAAGCAAATAGATAGTATCATTTTCGATTACAAGATGTGTAATAACTCTAGCTCCGCCACTTTTACCTTTACCTTTAGATTTTATAGCTATGCGTACTTTATAACAATTATTAGCTAATGCAGTTCCGAGCATGGGATTTTGTTGTAATTCTTCAATTAAAAGAGAAAGATCTTCTTTCAATGAATGGTATTTCTTTCCAAGCTTTTTAGCTTCTTTTAGAAACTTAGGAGTTGCAATAATATTATAACTCATCCAATAAATCTTTTGCAGAGATCCCTTTAAGTTTTCCCTCTTTTATTAAATTAAGTTCTGTTACAGCTTGTTTTAAATTTGTTTTAATATCTTCTTTTGAATCTGTGTCCTCAGTATTTTGTTTTGTAATTTTTATTTTTAAAGCCTTAGCAAAAGCCTTAAGAGCTTTAGCTTCTTCAGGTGTAGAAGGCTCTACGATATATACATCATTAGTTATCATGGCTTAATGTTTTAAAAATTGTACTATTAGTTATTTATGTGAATTCTTTTAAGAAGAAAAGTCACTAACGGATCTTTAATTTTAACTCAACTATTTTTATAGTAAAAAATCAAATTTATATTATTAAATATACAGACAAAATTACAAATTTGGCTGTAAAAAAGCTAATTTATCATTTGCCTCTATCCTTATTAATATCTAGAAATAAATACTATACATTTTAAGTGATTTAAAATATTTGGTATTTAGAATAGCTTTAAAACACAAGCATTTTCTTGCTCTACTATTAAATCGTTAAAAAAACATATTAGCACGCATATTTCAAATATTTATACTTTATTTTGTATAGCATAAATAATATAAAATGGAAAACATAACAACAGAGCATTACGATATTTTATTCGGACAAGAAGCATACGAACATTTAGGTTCATATTTAAATAACAATGGCTATAGTAAGCTTTTTATCTTGACGGATTCTAATTGTTATGAACACTGTTTGCCTTATTTCTTAAGTAACTTGCCTACAGATGTACCTTTCGAAATCATAGAGGTAGAAGCAGGTGAGGAGAATAAAGTATTAGACACTTGTGCTGGTGTGATTCAGACTATGTTAGAACAAGGAGGAGATCGCAAGAGTATCATTATCACTGTAGGAGGTGGGGTGATTACAGATATGGGAGGTTTTATCGCTTCTATATTTATGCGTGGAATAGACTTTATCAATATTCCTACTTCATTATTAGCCATGGTAGATGCTTCTGTGGGAGGAAAGACAGGAGTTGATTTAAATGGTATCAAGAACTGTATAGGTGCATTCGCTATGCCTAAGATGCTAATCATCGATGTAAATTACTTAGAAACTTTAGAGGCTAGACAAATTAAGGCTGGATATGCAGAAATGTTAAAACACGGCTTGATATTTGACGCCAAATATTATGCGTATCTTAAGGATATCGCGAATGTTGATTTTAATGATTTAGAAACGCTTATTCATCATTCAGTAACCATTAAGAATACTGTGGTAACACAGGATCCAAAAGAACATGGTGTTCGCAAGATTTTAAACTTTGGACATACGGTAGGTCATGCTGTAGAGAGTTACTATCTAATGAATGAGTCTAAAGAAACTTTGCTACATGGAGAAGCTGTTGCATTAGGTATGGTCGCGGAGGCTTATATTTCCAAAGAATTAGGATATTTAACTCAGGAAGAATATTTAGATATAAAAGAAACAATACATACTATATATGGCGTTGTAGAACTATCAAATGAAGACATCGAAAACTCGTTAGAGTGGTTGAAGTTTGATAAAAAGAACTACGGTGGTAATATACGTTGTGTATTATTAGATAAAATAGGCTCTGCTATCTATGATATAGAAGTAAGCAAAGAGTTAGTAGTAAAGGGGTTAGAGGCTTATTTGAATTAAGGTTCAAAAACAATTAGTTTTTCCTTTTTCATTCCAATATTTTGTTACATTTGCGGTCGTGAAAATAGATGTTTTATATATTAGATTCTGTGTGTCTGCAAGGCACAAAGTAAGGCGTTTTGTCATCAGACAAAAGGCTAATTATGTATATGGCATTATCAAGTATTCTAAGGAGGCTCTTAATTCGTTTAGATTCAGAGATAAGTTGCCAATAGTATTTGCCAATATTCGAGTTTGAAAATCAATATAGTTAAATCTTGATTGTTTTTATGAAGACATAACTATCTAGTCCGATAATAATTGACTAATTTAGTTGCAATACAATCAAGTTAATTGAGAAAGAATTTTTTTAACCATTATTAAAAGAAAAAGACATGAACACAAAATATGTTGACTTAATCAACCAAACTTTTTATTTTCCTCAAGAAGAATTCAAATTAAACAAAGATAATCTTCAATTTCACAATATTGATTTAATGGGGTTAGTTGAAAAATACGGAACACCATTAAAATTCACTTACTTACCTAAAATCTCTGAGAACATTAGCAATGTAAAGACTATCTTTAGAAAAGCTATGGAAAAGAATAAGTACAAAGCAAACTATTACTACTGCTACTGTACTAAAAGTTCTCACTTCTCTTATGTACTGAATGAGGCATTCAAGAATGATATCCATGTAGAGACATCTTCTGCTTTTGACGTAAACATTGTAGAGAATTTATTAGAGACTGGTAAGATCAACAAAGATACATTCGTATTATGTAACGGATTTAAACGTGCGCAATACATTGATAATATCGCAAATCTAATCAATAATAAACACGAGAATACTATTCCTATTATTGATAACTATGAGGAGCTTGATCTATTACAAGAACAAATCAACAAGAAGTTTAAAATCGGTATTCGTATAGCTTCTGAAGAATCTCCAAAGTTTGAATTCTATACTTCACGTTTAGGAATAGGATACAAGAGTATCTTGCCTTTCTACAGAAAGCAAATCGCTGAGAATCCTAATGTAGAGCTTAAGATGCTTCACTTCTTCATCAATACAGGTATTAGAGATACTGCGTATTACTGGAATGAATTAGTAAAATGTTTGAAAGTTTATATCACTTTAAAGAAAGAATGTCCTACATTAGATAGTTTAAATATCGGAGGAGGATTTCCTATTAAAGATTCATTAGCTTTTGAATTTGATTACCAATATATGGTAGACGAAATCATCAATCAAATCAAGATAGTATGTGAGGAAGCTGAAGTGGATGTGCCTAATATCTTTACAGAATTTGGTTCCTATACTGTAGGTGAGAGTGGAGGAGCTATCTATGAAATCTTATACCAAAAGCAACAAAATGATAGAGAGAAATGGAATATGATCGATTCATCATTCATTACTACTTTACCAGACTCATGGGCTATCAATAAACGTTTTATCATGTTGCCTATCAATAGATGGAATGATACTTATGAGCGTATATTGTTAGGAGGATTGACTTGTGATAGTGATGATTACTATAACTCAGAGCAAAACTTAAACGCAATCTATTTGCCTAAGTTTAATAAAGAAAAACCTTTGTATATTGGGTTCTTTAATACAGGTGCTTATCAAGATCAGATCGGAGGATTTGGAGGTATTCACCACTGCTTAATTCCACAACCAAAACATATCTTAATAGATAAGGATGAGAATGGAATTATTGCTACAGAGTTATTCTCTGAACAACAGACTGCAGAGCAAGTATTAGATATCTTAGGATATAACAAATAAGAATTAAAAGAAATTATTAATATAAAAAGTAAAAATAAAATGAGTAAAGGACCAATTAGTCAGTTTATTGAGCATAACTATAGACACTTTAACGCTGCTGCGTTAGTGGATGCTGCAAAAGGATATGAAGCACACTTAGACGCTGGAGGAAAAATGTTAATTTCTATGGGTGGTGCGATGAGTACTGCTGAGTTAGGAATTTCTTTAGCAGAGATGATTCGTCAAGATAAAGTACAAATCATTTCTTGTACAGGAGCTAACTTAGAAGAGGACGTGATGAACTTGGTTGCTCACTCTCACTACAAAAGAGTACCAAATTATAGAGATTTGACTCCAGAGCAAGAGAGAGAGTTATTAGATAACCACTATAACCGTGTAACTGACACTTGTATTCCAGAAGAGGAAGCATTCCGTCGTTTACAAAAACACTTAGAAGACGTATGGCATGCAGCTGAAGCTGAAGGAAAACGTTATTTCCCACACGAATTCTTATACCAAATCGTTAACTCAGGTGTATTAGAGCAATACTACGAAATCGATCCTAAAGATTCTTGGATTGTTGCTGCAGCAGAGAAGAATATTCCAATCGTATGTCCAGGATGGGAAGATTCAACTTGTGGTAATATCTTTACTTCAAACGTAATCAAAGGAAAATTAAATGTACACACTGTAAAAACAGGTATCGAGTACATGATCTACTTAACAGAGTGGTATAGAGCTAACTCAGGAGGACACGGAGTAGGATTCTTCCAAATCGGAGGAGGTATCTCTGGAGATTTCCCTATCTGTGTGGTTCCAATGATGTACCAAGACTTAGAGTGGGAAGATGTACCTTTCTGGTCATACTTCTGCCAAATCTCTGATTCTACTACATCTTACGGATCATATTCAGGAGCAGTTCCTAACGAAAAAATTACATGGGGTAAATTAGATATCGACACACCTAAGTTCATTGTTGAGTCAGATGCTACGATTGTTGCTCCATTAATTTTTGCATATATTCTTGGTAATTAATTTTTAATTTTTCACAGTAAATAAATGTGATATTTTATTTGTAGTTTACAATTTAGCTATTACATTTGAAACTGAAATAAAGCAAGAACAAAGAATGAAAAGAGTAATTGTTGATTACGCAAAGTTAACGAACGAAATTTTGACATTATTGGTTGAAAAATTTCCTGACGGGTATGATGATGCAGACATTATACGTTTTAAAAACGTAAAGAACGAAACTGTAGAAGCAGTGGAAGTTAGAACTGAGGATACTATATACCTGGTAAAAGTAAGTACTAAGTTAGCAGATAGAATTGAAAACTTCGATGAGGATGAAGAGGATTTCGTAGAAGCTCCAGAAGATTCATTAGATGCACTAAAAGACTTAGAAATTGCTGACGATGAAGATTAACAAAATAATCTAAATATAGAAAAGCCACTCCTAGCGAGTGGCTTTTTTATTGTAGCATATCGACTTTTCAATCTAGCTTAATAAACATAAAAAATAGATGATCTAAAAGGTGTTTTTGTTTATGATTATCTAAAGCTTTCTATTCTTATAACTTTTATTATTCTAGATATACTGTATTTGGCTTTTAATTTTATGTAAACTTCCTTAAAGACTATGAACTTCTATAATTTTCAATATATTTGCAAACGATTAAAAATTCACAATATATTTTAAAATATGAAAGCAGGTATAGTAGGATTGCCAAATGTAGGTAAATCAACATTATTCAATTGTTTATCTAATGCAAAGGCGCAGAGTGCTAACTTCCCATTTTGTACAATAGAACCGAATATTGGGGTTGTGAATGTACCAGATCCAAGATTGTCTAAATTAGAAGAGTTAGTAGTACCAGAGCGTGTATTACCTGCTACTGTTGAGATTGTAGATATTGCTGGGTTAGTAAAAGGAGCAAGTAAAGGAGAAGGTTTAGGAAACCAATTCTTAGGAAATATTAGAGAGTGTAATGCTATTATTCACGTTTTACGTTGTTTTGACAATGATAATATCATTCACGTAGATGGGAATGTAAATCCTATCAGAGATAAAGAAACTATCGATATCGAATTACAGTTAAAAGATCTTGAAACTGTAGAAAAGAGATTAGAGAAAGTAAAAAAAGCTGCTAAGACTGGAAATAAAGAAGCTCAAGTAGAAGCTGATTTATTAGAAAGAATTAGAGTAACGCTATTAGAGGGTAAATCTGCTCGTGTAGTAGAGCCTAAAAATGCAGATGAGGAAGAGTTATTAGAAGACTTCCAATTAATCACTACAAAACCTGTATTATACGTATGTAACGTAGATGAGGGAGCTGCTGTATCAGGAAATGATTATGTAGTTAAAGTAAAAGAGCTAGTAAAAGACGAAAACGCAGAAGTAATCGTATTAGCTGTAGGAACTGAGGCTGACATTATGGAACTAGAGACTTTCGAAGAAAGACAAATGTTCTTAGAAGACTTAGGATTAGACGAGCCAGGTGTGTCTAAATTAATTCGTTCAGCTTATAAATTATTAAACTTACAAACGTACTTCACAGCTGGAGTAAAAGAAGTAAGAGCTTGGACTATTAAAGTTGGAGATACTGCTCCTAAAGCAGCTGGAGTAATTCACAGTGACTTCGAAAAAGGATTTATCCGTGCAGAAGTAATAGGATATGATGATTATGTAACTTTTGGTTCTGAAGCTAAAGTAAAAGAAGCTGGAAAGCTAAGAGTAGAAGGGAAAGAATATATCGTAAAAGATGGAGATGTAATGCACTTCCGTTTTAACGTGTAATCTATCAAATAGAAAAGACAAAAGAGAAGCTAATTAGCTTCTCTTTTTTTTTGCTAATATTTTTAGTAAAAGTAAATTAGGAATTGTTAAAATTTTATAGAATTTTGTAGTAGTGATTAGGCAATTTGTCTTATTATTATATTTGACTTTAAAATCAATGGTTTAGGGGTTAAATAATCTTTAAGTTTAAAAATATTAGTATCTTAATTCTTTTAATTATAGTCTGACTATGCAGAATAGTGGTTTTAAAAAAATAATCTTATTATTTAAGCAATCTGTGTTTGATTTCTTAGATGACAATGCAATGAAGTTTAGCGCAGCATTGTCCTATTATACCATTTTTGCTTTACCTCCCTTAATGTTATTAATTATATCTGCAAGTGGATTTATTTTTGAGGAACAAGAAGTAGCTAATTTCTTCTACGATCAACTAAAAGATATGGTAGGGCCAAATACAACTACTGAGATACAAAACGCCATGAGCAATGTCCAGTTAAATAGAAAAAGTGGCTATATCACTACTATTATTGGGGTAGGTATTTTACTATTTAGTGCTTCAGGGGTTTTTGCAGAGATACAGAGCTCTATAAACTATATTTGGGGCCTAGCAGCTAAACCTGATAAAAGTATTGCTAGATTGGTTAAAAACAGGCTGCTTTCTTTCGCTATGATAGGTTCAGTAGGATTTGTCTTATTAGTGAGTCTAATGATTAATTCAATTGTGAGCCTTTTATATAGTTATTTAGGGAATTTCTTTGGAGAAGAAACACTTAGTTTAGTAAAATTACTTAACAATGCGGTGGTCTTTTTAATCATAACTATTCTATTTGTTCTAATCTTCATGACTTTACCTAATGGTAAGTTGAGATGGAAAGATGCCTTTATAGGAGCAGGTTTTACAGCTGTATTATTTATGATAGGGAAGTTCGGAATAGGTTGGTATTTAGGTAATACGGCTTCATCATCACTTTATGGAGCAGCTGGTTCTGTGACAGTTATGTTGATATGGGTATACTATTCGGCGATGATCCTCTATTTTGGTGCTGAGTTTACAAAAAATTATGCTATCTTATATGGCAGAAAAATAGTACCAGGGCCTTATTCCATTGAGATAGAGAAGAATGTTATCAAAAAGTCATCAGAGGATTAAATCCTAAAAAACTGTTATTTCACAATTTTTATTTTAAGCTAATTAGTAGTAAATTAGCGCAAATTCCTACGTTTTTATGCAAGATCAAAATCAATATACCGAAGATAATATTCGTTCGTTAGACTGGAAGGAACATATTCGTATGCGTCCTGGTATGTATATCGGAAAATTAGGAGATGGTTCTTCTCCTGATGATGGTATCTACATTCTAATTAAAGAGGTTATAGACAACAGTATAGATGAATTCGTGATGGGGACAGGTAAGACTATTGAGGTTACACTCAAAGATAAGCTTGTCACTGTACGTGATTACGGACGTGGTATTCCCTTAGGTAAAGTAGTAGACGTAGTGTCTAAAATGAACACTGGGGGTAAATACGATTCTAAGGCATTCAAGAAATCAGTAGGTCTAAACGGGGTGGGTACTAAAGCTGTAAATGCTTTATCTAACTACTTCCGCGTAGAGTCTGTACGTGATGGACAACTAAAAGGAGCTGAATTCTCTGCTGGAGATTTAGTAACAGAAGAAGAATTAGTAGAAACTACTAGACGTAAAGGAACTAAAGTTTCTTTCGTAGCTGATGAGGCAATCTTCAAAAACTATAAATACCGTAAGGAGTATATAGAGCGTATGCTAAAGAATTACTGTTATCTTAATAAAGGATTGACAGTAATGTTTAATGGAGAAAAGTTCTTTTCTGAAAATGGGCTTAAGGATCTTCTTTTAGAGAATATTACAGAAGAAGATCAAGTGTATCCGATCATTCACTTATCAGGTGATGATATCGAGGTAGCATTAACGCATAGTAAAAGTCAATATTCTGAGGAATATTACTCTTTTGTAAACGGGCAGAACACTACTCAAGGAGGAACTCACTTAGCTGCATTTAGAGAAGCTTTAGTAAGAACACTTAAAGAGTTCTATAATAAAAACTTCGATGCTTCAGATATTAGAAAGTCTATCGTAGCAGCTGTAGCTGTAAAAGTAGAAGAGCCTGTATTTGAATCTCAAACTAAGACAAAATTAGGATCTACTGATATGGGACCAGATCTGCCTACGGTACGTACTTTTGTCAATGATTTTGTGAAGACACAGTTAGATAACTATTTACACAAGAATCCTGATATCGCTGATGCGCTATTAAAGAAGATATTACAAGCAGAAAAAGAACGCAAAGAGTTATCTGGAATTAGAAAGATAGCTAAAGAGCGTGCTAAAAAAGCTAGTTTACACAATAGAAAACTAAGAGATTGTAGAGTTCACTTAACAGATATAAAGAATCCGTTGTATTTAGACAGTACTTTGTTTATTACAGAGGGAGACTCTGCTTCTGGTTCTATTACCAAATCAAGAAATGTTAATACACAGGCTGTATTTAGTTTAAGAGGAAAGCCTCTGAACTCTTATGGAATGACGAAGAAAATCGTATATGAAAATGAAGAGTTTAACTTACTACAGGCAGCATTAGATATAGAAGATGACTTTGAGAACTTAAGATATAACAATATCGTTATTGCTACTGATGCCGATGTGGATGGTATGCATATTCGATTGTTATTAATTACATTCTTTTTACAGTTCTTCCCAGAATTAATTAAAGAAGGGCATTTATACATCTTACAGACACCTTTATTTAGGGTGAGAAATAAGAAAGAAACTATTTACTGTTATAGTGAAGAAGAACGCATAAACGCTATTGAGAAATTAAAACCTAAACCAGAGATCACTCGATTCAAAGGGTTAGG
It encodes the following:
- a CDS encoding arginase family protein; this translates as MIVLGGDCSILIGSALALKRKGRYGLFFLDGHTDYVLPGQLGVHGAAGMDLAIVCGAGHERLTNIQNNKPYIEEEYVFCVGNREYDEEYERPIKDSKVVYYPLSKLRNYGIKRVVSDFLMRVEEYDLEGYFIHLDVDVLNDKIMPAVDCRQEDGLNYKELKEILTPLVKDKRCVGLEIAILDPDLDPLGVYTKEFIENVKDIIETSL
- a CDS encoding type II toxin-antitoxin system RelE family toxin is translated as MSYNIIATPKFLKEAKKLGKKYHSLKEDLSLLIEELQQNPMLGTALANNCYKVRIAIKSKGKGKSGGARVITHLVIENDTIYLLSIYDKSEYDSISDSEIKELLKLIK
- the aroB gene encoding 3-dehydroquinate synthase — encoded protein: MENITTEHYDILFGQEAYEHLGSYLNNNGYSKLFILTDSNCYEHCLPYFLSNLPTDVPFEIIEVEAGEENKVLDTCAGVIQTMLEQGGDRKSIIITVGGGVITDMGGFIASIFMRGIDFINIPTSLLAMVDASVGGKTGVDLNGIKNCIGAFAMPKMLIIDVNYLETLEARQIKAGYAEMLKHGLIFDAKYYAYLKDIANVDFNDLETLIHHSVTIKNTVVTQDPKEHGVRKILNFGHTVGHAVESYYLMNESKETLLHGEAVALGMVAEAYISKELGYLTQEEYLDIKETIHTIYGVVELSNEDIENSLEWLKFDKKNYGGNIRCVLLDKIGSAIYDIEVSKELVVKGLEAYLN
- a CDS encoding decarboxylase produces the protein MNTKYVDLINQTFYFPQEEFKLNKDNLQFHNIDLMGLVEKYGTPLKFTYLPKISENISNVKTIFRKAMEKNKYKANYYYCYCTKSSHFSYVLNEAFKNDIHVETSSAFDVNIVENLLETGKINKDTFVLCNGFKRAQYIDNIANLINNKHENTIPIIDNYEELDLLQEQINKKFKIGIRIASEESPKFEFYTSRLGIGYKSILPFYRKQIAENPNVELKMLHFFINTGIRDTAYYWNELVKCLKVYITLKKECPTLDSLNIGGGFPIKDSLAFEFDYQYMVDEIINQIKIVCEEAEVDVPNIFTEFGSYTVGESGGAIYEILYQKQQNDREKWNMIDSSFITTLPDSWAINKRFIMLPINRWNDTYERILLGGLTCDSDDYYNSEQNLNAIYLPKFNKEKPLYIGFFNTGAYQDQIGGFGGIHHCLIPQPKHILIDKDENGIIATELFSEQQTAEQVLDILGYNK
- a CDS encoding deoxyhypusine synthase family protein; protein product: MSKGPISQFIEHNYRHFNAAALVDAAKGYEAHLDAGGKMLISMGGAMSTAELGISLAEMIRQDKVQIISCTGANLEEDVMNLVAHSHYKRVPNYRDLTPEQERELLDNHYNRVTDTCIPEEEAFRRLQKHLEDVWHAAEAEGKRYFPHEFLYQIVNSGVLEQYYEIDPKDSWIVAAAEKNIPIVCPGWEDSTCGNIFTSNVIKGKLNVHTVKTGIEYMIYLTEWYRANSGGHGVGFFQIGGGISGDFPICVVPMMYQDLEWEDVPFWSYFCQISDSTTSYGSYSGAVPNEKITWGKLDIDTPKFIVESDATIVAPLIFAYILGN
- the ychF gene encoding redox-regulated ATPase YchF, which codes for MKAGIVGLPNVGKSTLFNCLSNAKAQSANFPFCTIEPNIGVVNVPDPRLSKLEELVVPERVLPATVEIVDIAGLVKGASKGEGLGNQFLGNIRECNAIIHVLRCFDNDNIIHVDGNVNPIRDKETIDIELQLKDLETVEKRLEKVKKAAKTGNKEAQVEADLLERIRVTLLEGKSARVVEPKNADEEELLEDFQLITTKPVLYVCNVDEGAAVSGNDYVVKVKELVKDENAEVIVLAVGTEADIMELETFEERQMFLEDLGLDEPGVSKLIRSAYKLLNLQTYFTAGVKEVRAWTIKVGDTAPKAAGVIHSDFEKGFIRAEVIGYDDYVTFGSEAKVKEAGKLRVEGKEYIVKDGDVMHFRFNV
- a CDS encoding YihY/virulence factor BrkB family protein, coding for MQNSGFKKIILLFKQSVFDFLDDNAMKFSAALSYYTIFALPPLMLLIISASGFIFEEQEVANFFYDQLKDMVGPNTTTEIQNAMSNVQLNRKSGYITTIIGVGILLFSASGVFAEIQSSINYIWGLAAKPDKSIARLVKNRLLSFAMIGSVGFVLLVSLMINSIVSLLYSYLGNFFGEETLSLVKLLNNAVVFLIITILFVLIFMTLPNGKLRWKDAFIGAGFTAVLFMIGKFGIGWYLGNTASSSLYGAAGSVTVMLIWVYYSAMILYFGAEFTKNYAILYGRKIVPGPYSIEIEKNVIKKSSED
- a CDS encoding DNA topoisomerase IV subunit B, which gives rise to MQDQNQYTEDNIRSLDWKEHIRMRPGMYIGKLGDGSSPDDGIYILIKEVIDNSIDEFVMGTGKTIEVTLKDKLVTVRDYGRGIPLGKVVDVVSKMNTGGKYDSKAFKKSVGLNGVGTKAVNALSNYFRVESVRDGQLKGAEFSAGDLVTEEELVETTRRKGTKVSFVADEAIFKNYKYRKEYIERMLKNYCYLNKGLTVMFNGEKFFSENGLKDLLLENITEEDQVYPIIHLSGDDIEVALTHSKSQYSEEYYSFVNGQNTTQGGTHLAAFREALVRTLKEFYNKNFDASDIRKSIVAAVAVKVEEPVFESQTKTKLGSTDMGPDLPTVRTFVNDFVKTQLDNYLHKNPDIADALLKKILQAEKERKELSGIRKIAKERAKKASLHNRKLRDCRVHLTDIKNPLYLDSTLFITEGDSASGSITKSRNVNTQAVFSLRGKPLNSYGMTKKIVYENEEFNLLQAALDIEDDFENLRYNNIVIATDADVDGMHIRLLLITFFLQFFPELIKEGHLYILQTPLFRVRNKKETIYCYSEEERINAIEKLKPKPEITRFKGLGEISPDEFQYFIGEDIRLDPVMLDKSMSIDKMLEFYMGKNTPDRQEFIIDNLKVELDVVE